The window CTTGACATTTTATAACTGGTCTATTTTCTGGACTTATTAAGATATTTCAATACTTTGTTATATTCTGTTTTATGCCACGCCACATCTTTTTTGGCTTTATATTTTTCTATTTTATCTGCTTTTTCCATCTGTGCTTCTATATTGGGAATTTCAGAATTTCGGGTATTCTTCCCGGCTGCCAGAGTTATGCTGCTGCTGATAATTAACATCATAATTATAGTTTTTTTCATTAAACCTCCTTTCAAAGCATTGATATTTCTAGTAATATATTAGAGTATTCGCATTTGTAAAATTTTGCGAATTAAAAAAAATATTCCTCTACAGCATGTACAAGTCTGACAAATTATTATTATATTATTTTATTTGTATTAAAATTGACTTTAAAGCCAAAATTTAGTAAAATATTTATATCAATATATTCGCAAAATTTTACAAATACGGCTGTTTTTTTAATAATTCGTATAATTAATTTTTTCACATTATTACATTTTAATAAAATAAAAACTATTTTCTTTTTTTAGAAAATAGTTTTTATATTAATATTCAGTTCTTTGAACAGGTGTTTTCCTTCTGTTTTTATGTAATAATTAAAATCCTATATATTAATAACTTCTTTTCACTCCCAAAACCGTACACTTATGTTTAATTACCATAAAAACAGAAGTTCACCCTTTAAAAATAATACTAAAACCCCATTATTCTATTCCGGGATATTTTATTCCATTCCAGTTCACCGATTGTTTGACAACAGCTATATCAGGAAGTTTTATATCTTTCAAAACCCATTTTTTAAATTCCATAAAACCGGTTCTATCCACTATATACCCGATATGCTCTTTCGGCAATGATCTGTCTATATATTTATCCACATATTCATATGTGTTTAGTATTATTTTTATTATTGATTCCTCATCACACCAAAGTATAAAATCTTCAGCAAGTCTCGGATTTTTCTTTCCTGTTCTTCCCATTACTGCCAGTCTGAAATATTTTTTTTCATCTCTTGTCCATGCTCCTGTAGGGCAGTTCAGCACGCACTCTCCGCATCCTATACATCTGTCATGATCTCTCACAGGCCTGTAATTTTCTGCCTTTATGGCCCCTGTTGATAACTTCTGGCATTTTCTTACACACATTCCGCACGATACACACTTTGACTCGTCAAGTTCAGGTTTTGTCATTCCTATTATACCGAAATCATGCATTCTCACCTTCTGGCAGTCATTAGGACAGCCTGTCAGTGCAATTTTGAAATGAAAATCATTAGGAAATACTGCCTTTTCTATTTTTCTGGCAAATTCTGTAGTATTATACTGCCCTTTCGGACATACCTTATTTCCTATACAAGCTGCTATATTTCTCGTTCCTGCTGCAGGATACCCTTCACCTTTATGATCATAATTTATATCGAATCCGTCAAGAAGAGGCTGTAACATTTCATTTACCTTTTCCATATCTTCCCAGTTTATCCCTAATATCTCAAAACCCTGTCTTGTTGTCATATGTATTTTTCCGCTGCCGTAAGTATTTGCTATATTTACCACCACTGCCATCAGGTCTCCTGATATTTCCCCGCCGGGAACTCTTACTCTCAAAGCAGTTTTATCTCTTACTTTGGTAACCCTGAAAGCATTTTTAGTGACTTTTTTTCTGTTTATATCCATAATTTCCTCCTAATCCAGCAGTTTTTCCGCAAAATCATATCTAAATACAGGCCCTTCAAGACAGATATATGTTTCATCTATCTTACAATGTCCGCATTTGCCCACAGCACAAGACATTTTTCTTTCAAAGGATACCCATATCTGCTCTTTGGATAATCCTCTCTTTAAAACTTCCTGACATGAAAACTTCATCATCACAGGTGGCCCTACTATTACATATTCTACGTCAATAAGATCTGCCGGCAGTATAGTTTCCGGTATATATTTAGTTACAAGCCCGTCACACACGCCGTCAAGGCTGCATGCCTTGTCAAGTGTTACCAAAACATCTATTTTCTTTCTCCATCTTGTAAAATCATCTTTGAATATTACACTGTCCAAATCTTTGAATCCTGCTATTATTCTAAAAGATTTTAGTTTTTCCCTGTTTTCATAAAAATGTTCTATAATTGGTCTTACAGGAGCTATTCCGCTTCCTCCGGCTACTATAACCAAATGCTTATTTTCAAAATTTTCTATTGAAAATCCGTTACCGTAAGGCCCTCTCAAAAATAGTTTTTCACCTGCCTGTTTATTGAATATTCCATCAGTTACTTTTCCTGTTTTTCTTATAAGAAAGTCAATCCAGCCGTCTTTTTCATTAAAATTAGCTATAGAAATCGGCGCCTCTCCTACTTTCGGAATAGAAATCTGTATAAACTGTCCGCTTTTCACTTTTTTATTAAACTGTACCCTGAAAAGCCATTCTATTGGTGTCACTTTTTCTACCAAAAGTATCTCTGAAGCCTCAGGTAAATATATATTATCCATTTTCCCCCTCCAGACCGGCACTTTTTTCCTCTAATACCTTATTTAATTTATTTATGCAATTTGAAAAAGAAATATATTCAGGACAGCCGTCGTCACATCTGCCGCAGCCTGTACACATCTGATATCCAAACCTTTTCTTAAAATCCGAAATTTTATGCATTACTTTAAATCTCATTCTATCCCCGTGCTTTTGTCTAAAGCTGTGTCCGCCCGCCATGTCGGTAAAACCGTCTACATGACATGAAGCCCATACTCTTCTTCTTTCTCCGTTACTGCTGTTTTCTTTATAAAAGATATCCTGTGTGGTAGTACAAGTACATGTAGGACAGACAAAGTTACACTTTCCACATGCTATGCATCTGCTGTCATACTCACGCCACAGATCCAGTCCTATCACATCTTCCAGATTAATATTTTCAGGTATCGAAACATGAACTTTATTTTCTTCCACAAAATCCATCACGAATTCATCTTCTACTCCTGAAAATTTCGTCAAAAATTCTTCTGTCTTTATATCTAAAAATATTTTTTCCCTGTCAATTTTTACCCCTATGTCATATTCATCTGTCTTATTAGTACCCATATCTGCACAAAAACAATTTTCAAATGACTCTGCACATCCCATCACTGCAAATTTTACTTTATTT is drawn from Sebaldella sp. S0638 and contains these coding sequences:
- the asrC gene encoding sulfite reductase subunit C → MDINRKKVTKNAFRVTKVRDKTALRVRVPGGEISGDLMAVVVNIANTYGSGKIHMTTRQGFEILGINWEDMEKVNEMLQPLLDGFDINYDHKGEGYPAAGTRNIAACIGNKVCPKGQYNTTEFARKIEKAVFPNDFHFKIALTGCPNDCQKVRMHDFGIIGMTKPELDESKCVSCGMCVRKCQKLSTGAIKAENYRPVRDHDRCIGCGECVLNCPTGAWTRDEKKYFRLAVMGRTGKKNPRLAEDFILWCDEESIIKIILNTYEYVDKYIDRSLPKEHIGYIVDRTGFMEFKKWVLKDIKLPDIAVVKQSVNWNGIKYPGIE
- the asrB gene encoding anaerobic sulfite reductase subunit AsrB, which codes for MDNIYLPEASEILLVEKVTPIEWLFRVQFNKKVKSGQFIQISIPKVGEAPISIANFNEKDGWIDFLIRKTGKVTDGIFNKQAGEKLFLRGPYGNGFSIENFENKHLVIVAGGSGIAPVRPIIEHFYENREKLKSFRIIAGFKDLDSVIFKDDFTRWRKKIDVLVTLDKACSLDGVCDGLVTKYIPETILPADLIDVEYVIVGPPVMMKFSCQEVLKRGLSKEQIWVSFERKMSCAVGKCGHCKIDETYICLEGPVFRYDFAEKLLD
- the asrA gene encoding anaerobic sulfite reductase subunit AsrA, encoding MKISLTKEEFNAGLKEMQKEYRIFAPKLLPFKGTFSDTPVVRYEEIDSFEEICFDKKSDFSPKEVLLPITQRMFYFTENEYKEPDVDEKKILLFLRSCDLHSVKRADEIYLRNKFSDKYYETMRNKVKFAVMGCAESFENCFCADMGTNKTDEYDIGVKIDREKIFLDIKTEEFLTKFSGVEDEFVMDFVEENKVHVSIPENINLEDVIGLDLWREYDSRCIACGKCNFVCPTCTCTTTQDIFYKENSSNGERRRVWASCHVDGFTDMAGGHSFRQKHGDRMRFKVMHKISDFKKRFGYQMCTGCGRCDDGCPEYISFSNCINKLNKVLEEKSAGLEGENG